The Ichthyobacterium seriolicida sequence TATAGAGTCAGGGACATGCCCAAAGTAATCACTGCCTGTTAAATACACTCTTTTTGGACTAAAATTTGGAAAAATCTTGTCTGAATATTTTATTGCATGTTTTGACAATTGAAATATGTCAAAACCAAAATACAATGTGTTATCTCGCATATCTTTCAACATCCCTAATGTGTAAAGGGATTCAAGGTTACCTTCTTTATCCTTAAAGGACTTTCGCTTTAAAGTACCATCTATGAACAACCTAGACGCTCCTTCTATGGCTTTTTTTTTATCTATACGAATATTCCCTTTAGTAAAAGTTTGATCATAGCTACCATCTACATCTATGGCCGTATTAGTATCTCCATTAAATATTCTAATTATTTTTCCACCCTTTTTCATCTGAGGAAAAGGAAACTCTACCAAAAAGAAGAAGTGATTATCTAATATTTTGGATGAGATATCAGAAAAATACTTAGAGGCTAAATTTATTTCTTTCATAGCTAAAGATCTATCCGCATTTTCATCATTAAATGTTTTTAAATCTCTAAACTTATCGTTATACTTAGCGTAAATATCACTCCAATCAATATTTTCTTCGCTGAAATAATTATAATTTCTATCCATAGTAGTCCAAAATGACTTAAATAATTCTTCATAACTATCAATATCGTGATGTTTAAATGGAAGCAACTCTACCTGTTGCTTACGACAAGATATTAATGTTAGAACAAAGAATAAAAATACTGGAACGAAATTTTTGATTACTGAGAAAATAGATTTCATATACTTTTTATTTAGATGTTTTAAATTACAGAGACTTGATTTATGTCGATTTTTTCATAATATTTACAGTACTTTCAAAAAATGTCTATTTCAATCATTCTGGGACAAAACTTAAATCATAGAAAACCCCGCCTCCCGCAGTTAAAGTAGTATAATAATGGTTAGAAGATTTATTTCTATAATCATAACAATTATCCGATGTCCCATACAATAAGTTACATTCAATAAAGGCTCCTAAGCCTTCAAACAATTGATATGATAATTTAGATCCAAATTCAAATCCGTAATCAACCCTACTAAATTTGTTTATATTTTCTTCAAAATCATAAGGCCCTTCTATCTTAACCATCTCTGGGTCTTTTTCTACCGAGCCACTGAAGGAAAAGTATTGCCCCTCTCTATATAGACTGAGCCAATACCCAAAATAGGGACCACCGTGTATTGTAAAATCAAGCCCTTCTATATAATTTCCAATCATAGATAAAACTCCTATCCCTAACCTAATTGGAACATTTAAATAAAGAGTATTGTAATTAGTGTACCAGCCTTCATATTCCCCAGACCTCTCAAACCTATAATTTTTACTCAAAACTTCTACGCCAGACGATACGTCGAAAAGATCTAAGGCATTTTTCCCCTCTACGATCAGACTAGTGTAAAATCCATCTTGACCGACATAATCACTACTTACTCTATTGCTTAAATTATGGGTTACTTTATTAAAGTCATAGCCCCCAGATGCATAAATAATGAGTTTTTTATCAATTTCATGAGTCTGAGCTGAGATTGAGAGCGCTAAAAACGAGAAAAACAATAACTTTAAAACAATAAACTTGTAACTAACCATTTGTGAAATAAATATTGATTTTTATAGAACGAGTTAAGTCGAACATTTAGAATGTATGACATAAAAAGCTCGCAAGCTACAAAAAAAACATATAAGAACCCTATTTAAATTTTCACAACATGAATATCAATCTAACTTCAGTTTGACATAGACTTGTCTAATCTCAAAAAAAATAACATATTTTGTTATTTTTGCCATCTAAATAAAGAGGATCATTATTGAACGATGTCTGAATTTATAAGGTTATACCAAGAGAATCCAAATACAAAAAGCATTGTTAAAATTGTAGAATGCCTTAGAAACGGAGGAGTTATAATCTATCCTACCGATACGGTTTACGCATTGGGATGCGACATAAATAATACTAAAGCTCTAAAGAGATTAGCCAGCGTAAAACGAGTAAACCTAGAAAAGGCGAATTTCTCATTTATATGTTTTGATCTCAAAGACTTATCTGTTTACACCAAACAACTCAGCACCCCTACATACAAAATACTCAACAGGGCATTGCCTGGCAGTTTCACTTTTATTTTAAAGGGGAGCAGAACACTTCCAAAAGTATTTAAAAATAAAAAAACTGTAGGTATTAGAGTTCCCCAAAGCAATATCACCAGAGCCCTTGTAAAGGAATTAGGAAATCCTATAGTGAGCACTTCAATACACCACGACGATGAAATAATAGAATATATGAGTGATCCACAAGAAATCTATGAGAAATACAAATCACTGGTCGACATAGTAATAGATGGAGGTTTTATAGGTAATACGCCTTCTACAGTAATAGACTTGTCTGACGAAACGCCTGTTTTAATAAGGGAGGGGAAAGGTGATTTTAATACCGTATTGTAAAAGTATATTTTTCTAATTTTATTTTTCAACTAAAAAAAACAAAGGAAATGTTACCAGGAAAAGATGAAACTCTATTAAACGATGATTTATTTGATTTGTCTGTTTACGACGATATGAACGAAGAACAATTGTACAAAGAGGCAAAAAAAATCATCAAGAACAAACCTATAAACCTCATAAAAGAGGTTATTAATAAGATTGATGATCGCTTTTGTGAATTGATACAGATCGATAGAAAAAACAAAGAAGAGAGCTTTGTAAGCTCTGGAGGAGAGATTCACGATTTTAAATTCAATAACGAAATAAACAATAAGTTTATAGAGCTCATGTTCGAGTACAGGAGTGCGAAGAAGAAGTATTTCGAAGAAATTAGAATCAGACAAGAAAAAAACTTAGAAAAAAAAATACAGATAATAAAGAGTATAAAAGAGCTGTATCAAGGAACTGAAAGTGTGCCCAATGCAATAGAAAAATTTAAACTACTGCAAGAGGAATGGACAAAATATGATGATATTCCAAAATCCAAGGCTAATGAAATTTGGAATAAATACAAACATCACACCAAGAATTTTTATGATTACACAAATTTAAATAGACAACTCAGACAAGTAAACACTGAAAAAAATTTGGAGCTTCGAACCAAAGTAATAAATTCCGCCAGAGAGTTATTAAACGAAACTTCTATAAAGAAGATGTCTACCAAAATAGATCTTTTACACAACATATGGAAAAATGAGATAGGCTCAGTAGGAAAAACTGATAACGATAAAACTTGGGAGGAATTCAGTGAAATAAGTTCACAAATACGAGAGAAGATATCTGCTCATTTCGATGAAATAAAGATTCAGAATCAAAAGTCAATTGATAAAAAAAGACAATTGTGTAAAGATCTAGAGGCATTGGTAAGTGATACAGAAAGTCTAAATACTCATAATAAATGGCAAAAAAAGAATGCTGAAGTAGAATATATTTTTACTGAATTTAAAAAGACTAAGAGAGCATTTAAAAAGGAAGAAGAAAATATCTGGGAAAAGTTTATAGGGCTTAAAAAGCGATTCGACAAAAACAAAAATGATTTTTACAAGTCTTTAAAAAAGAGGGCTAACGATCAGCTTCCATTGAAGAGGGAATTATTAGAAAAAGCCATAGCTATAGTCAGCAGTGAAGACACATCTAAAACCATACGAGATATAAAAGAAATACAAAGACAATGGAATGGTTTAATAAGGTCTAAGTCACATGAGAAAATTGACAAAAATTTTCAGGGCATTTGCAATGATTTTTTCGGCAAACTCAAAGAAAAAAGAGATGAATTCGAAAATATTTCAGAAGAAACTATAGGCATTGCCAATGCTGTAATAGAACAAACTAGAGAATACGACAATAAAGAAGATATCTCCAAAGAACAAGATGAACCTCTGTTGAAAAATCTTATAAAAAAATGGGAAAAACTAGGGGAAACCCCCGTTGAATTAACAGAAAAATTCTACTTGCATATCAACTCCATCCTGCTTAAAATGGGATTTAATCAAAAGGAAATAACTCTGATTAGATTCAAAGAAAAAATTATGGCTCTCTCGGAGATAGGCAAAACAAATGATATAAAAAAAGAACACGAAACGATTAAAAAAAGTACAATCTCTATGGAAAAAGAAATACAACAATTAGAAATAAATTTGTCGTTTTTCAAAAATAGCGATAATGACTTTGCAAAAGAGGTTAAAAAATCCTTACAAGACAAAAAAGAATCTCTCGATCTCTTAAAAAAGAAAATGTCTTTCCTAAAAAAGAACAATTTTCAATAACATAAGCGAATATTTATCAATGGGCTTGGGCCCAATTTTTACCTATTCCCATATCTACTTGTATGGGAACCTTAACTTTATAAGCGTTTTCCATTTTGTCTTTTACTAAGATTTTTATCTGTTCCAATTCGCCTAGAGGCACATCAAATATTAACTCATCGTGAACTTGTAATAGCATCTTTGTTTTGAAATTACCCTTCAAAAGAGATTTGTGTATATCTATCATTGCTATTTTTATAATATCGGCTGCTGTACCTTGTATAGGAGTGTTTATAGCCATTCGCTCAGCTGAAGATCTAATCATACCGTTTATAGAATTAATATCTTTTAAATATCTCCTTCTTCCCACTAAGGTCTGAACGAAAGATTTTTCTCTGGCAATCTCTACGACTTCATTCATGTATTCCTTGAGTCGAGGATAAGATTTATTATAAGACTCTATCATAGCGGCAGACTCTTTATTAGACAGGTCTGTTTGTCTGCTCAATCCAAAGGCCGAAACTCCATAAATAATTCCAAAATTTACAGTTTTAGCATGACTGCGTTGTTGAGTATTCACATCTTCAGAAGAGATATTAAATATTCTAGAAGCTGTAGACCTGTGAATATCTTCTCCTTTGTGAAAAGCTTCTATCATATTTTTTTCATCACTCATAGAGGCCATTAGTCTAAGTTCTATCTGAGAATAATCAGCAGAGAGTAAAACATGATTATCATCTCTAGGAATAAAGGCTTCTCTAATTCTCTTGCCCCTATCTGTTTTGATAGGTATATTTTGCAAATTAGGTTTATTAGAGCTCAATCTTCCAGTGGCCGTTACAGTTTGATTGAAACAAGTGTGAATCCTGCCCGTGTTTTTATCTATCTCTAATGGCAATGCATTTACATATGTGGATTGCAATTTCTGCAATGAACGATATTCTAATATATACTTGACTATCTCATGATCCTTAGCCAACTTGGCCAAAGTTTCCTCTGAAGTAGAATATTGCCCTGTCTTAGTCTTTTTTGGCTTTTCTATTAATTTTAATTCATCGAATAAAAC is a genomic window containing:
- a CDS encoding DUF349 domain-containing protein codes for the protein MLPGKDETLLNDDLFDLSVYDDMNEEQLYKEAKKIIKNKPINLIKEVINKIDDRFCELIQIDRKNKEESFVSSGGEIHDFKFNNEINNKFIELMFEYRSAKKKYFEEIRIRQEKNLEKKIQIIKSIKELYQGTESVPNAIEKFKLLQEEWTKYDDIPKSKANEIWNKYKHHTKNFYDYTNLNRQLRQVNTEKNLELRTKVINSARELLNETSIKKMSTKIDLLHNIWKNEIGSVGKTDNDKTWEEFSEISSQIREKISAHFDEIKIQNQKSIDKKRQLCKDLEALVSDTESLNTHNKWQKKNAEVEYIFTEFKKTKRAFKKEEENIWEKFIGLKKRFDKNKNDFYKSLKKRANDQLPLKRELLEKAIAIVSSEDTSKTIRDIKEIQRQWNGLIRSKSHEKIDKNFQGICNDFFGKLKEKRDEFENISEETIGIANAVIEQTREYDNKEDISKEQDEPLLKNLIKKWEKLGETPVELTEKFYLHINSILLKMGFNQKEITLIRFKEKIMALSEIGKTNDIKKEHETIKKSTISMEKEIQQLEINLSFFKNSDNDFAKEVKKSLQDKKESLDLLKKKMSFLKKNNFQ
- a CDS encoding L-threonylcarbamoyladenylate synthase; translated protein: MSEFIRLYQENPNTKSIVKIVECLRNGGVIIYPTDTVYALGCDINNTKALKRLASVKRVNLEKANFSFICFDLKDLSVYTKQLSTPTYKILNRALPGSFTFILKGSRTLPKVFKNKKTVGIRVPQSNITRALVKELGNPIVSTSIHHDDEIIEYMSDPQEIYEKYKSLVDIVIDGGFIGNTPSTVIDLSDETPVLIREGKGDFNTVL